The genomic interval AAATGGGGGTGGTTTCGTGGCTCTTGCCCGGCCTGACGGTCCAGCCACTGGTCACTGCCGACCATGGTGATCGGTACCTCGCGAAAATTGGGGCGTTCCCGAAGTTCGTCACTCAGTTGATCGATCGCTTGCGGGAAGGATCCGTTTCAGGGAGGGTCCCTTTGGCGCGACACGCAGCCGATACCGCGGCCCGCTTGACGGCCTTGTTGGCTGCCCGGGATGAACCGTTTGCACAGCAAGCTGCCCCACTCGAGTTCGATCCGTCCGATGCGGTTGCGTGGAAGAGGGACCTCGCCAGGCTCATCGAGTCGCACTTGAAACCAGCTCTCCAACTACTGGTCGAAGAACTCATCAACACAACCGTTCCCGCCGGACGTCCGGACGATCGGCCAGGGCTGGTTCACCTCACCGGGGGCATCGAGCTGTACCGGCGCCTTGTCAAAGCCCACACGACGCTCGACGTTACGCCTGAACATGTCCATGCGGTTGGCCTCGAGCAGGTTGCCAGGTTGGAAGCCGAATACGGGCAACTGGCCGGACCACTGCTCGGGGTGACAGACATCGACGACATCTACGAACGGCTCCGCACCGATGACTCGCTGCACCATCACGACGCCGGGTCGATCATCGCCGACGCGCTTCGAGCATTCGAGAAGGCCAAAGCGGCGATGGGCGACTGGTTTGGCACCCTGCCCAAGGCCGATTGCCTTGCCAGCGCTACCGAGGTCGGGGCGCTCGCCTACTACCGCACTCCCAGTGAGGACGGGACCCAACCCGGCCACTTCTTCTTTAACACATCCGAACCGACGATGTGGGCCACCTTCCAGGTGGCAGCGATCGCCTATCACGAGGGAATTCCCGGGCATCATTTGCAGCTGGCGCTCGGGATGGAAAACGACCTTGTGCACCCACTGCATCGTCACCTGTACCTGCCGGGCTTTGGCGAGGGGTGGGGTTTGTACACAGAACGACTTGCCGACGAGATGGGCCTGTACGAGGACGACTGGGAACGGGTTGGCATGCTCTTTGCCGATTCCTTGCGGGCCTGCCGCCTGGTCGTCGATACGGGGATGCACGCCCTCGGATGGACCCGTCAACAGGCCATCGACTACATGGTCGAGCACTCTCCCATGGCGGTCTATGAGATCGAACAAGAGATTGATCGGTATATCGGGGCGCCCGGCCAGGCGACCAGCTACATGATGGGCCGACTCGAGATCGACTCGATTCGGGCCGAAGCAGAGCAACGACTCGGAGAGAGATTCGACATCAAGGCGTTTCACGACGCGTTGCTGAGCAACGGGACCGTACCGCTTCCGGTTCTGAAGACCATCGTTACCGCCCGGCTTCCCTAACCGAAGAGGTCAGCCAGGTTAGAAACCGGGGTCACCATTGCAGGCAACAATCCGTTCGATGGCGAAGAGCTCGCCGGGTTGATCGGCCTCCTCGATCGACTCTGAGTAATGAATGATTCGAAGGTCCGCAAACGCCCTGAGATATTCGCCCGGTTCGAGCCGGAAGTCATCGGTGGGGGGACCCGCAACCGTTAGGTGGGTTCTGAAGTGATGCTCGGCGATGAGCCAGCCATCTGGTTTCAGCGCCGTGACCAGTTTGGGCCAGAGCCGTTCGCTCCGGAACCGGAAGTTCGTGATGAGGTCATAGGCGTTTCGTCCGATTTCCTGAGTGTCGAGATCCGCGACTTGCCAGTCGATCGTCAGGCCTCGTTCGGTGGCCGTCTTGTGGCCCATTGAGATAGCCGTTTCGGAAATATCGATTCCCACCGTCTCGAAACCCGCCTCGGCTAGGGCAAGAGTATTGCGACCTGCCCCACACGCCACGTCGAGGGCCCGTCCAATCGGGACCCGGGGCAGCCACTCGGCCAGAAACGGTGAGGTCCAGTCTCGCTGCTGATATCCGCCCGAGGAGTACCGATGTTCCCACTTCGTTTCTTCGTCTCTTGCCACAGCTGGAGTGTACGCCGAGTCGCTGATCGGTGGCCGCCGAATTGGCCGACCTACCCGACGATGCGTTCCGCCAGAAGTATGACCTCAGTATTCGGATGGATACGATCCGTGCCGCGCTCCCCGCAGTCCACAATGATTGTTGGACGGACGGTGGGCGATATGGAGATCGAGCTGCGCGAACACTGCCGTCATCTCGCCAAATCATGACAACTTCGGCGATC from Acidimicrobiia bacterium carries:
- a CDS encoding class I SAM-dependent methyltransferase, yielding MARDEETKWEHRYSSGGYQQRDWTSPFLAEWLPRVPIGRALDVACGAGRNTLALAEAGFETVGIDISETAISMGHKTATERGLTIDWQVADLDTQEIGRNAYDLITNFRFRSERLWPKLVTALKPDGWLIAEHHFRTHLTVAGPPTDDFRLEPGEYLRAFADLRIIHYSESIEEADQPGELFAIERIVACNGDPGF
- a CDS encoding DUF885 domain-containing protein: MGVVSWLLPGLTVQPLVTADHGDRYLAKIGAFPKFVTQLIDRLREGSVSGRVPLARHAADTAARLTALLAARDEPFAQQAAPLEFDPSDAVAWKRDLARLIESHLKPALQLLVEELINTTVPAGRPDDRPGLVHLTGGIELYRRLVKAHTTLDVTPEHVHAVGLEQVARLEAEYGQLAGPLLGVTDIDDIYERLRTDDSLHHHDAGSIIADALRAFEKAKAAMGDWFGTLPKADCLASATEVGALAYYRTPSEDGTQPGHFFFNTSEPTMWATFQVAAIAYHEGIPGHHLQLALGMENDLVHPLHRHLYLPGFGEGWGLYTERLADEMGLYEDDWERVGMLFADSLRACRLVVDTGMHALGWTRQQAIDYMVEHSPMAVYEIEQEIDRYIGAPGQATSYMMGRLEIDSIRAEAEQRLGERFDIKAFHDALLSNGTVPLPVLKTIVTARLP